In the genome of Macellibacteroides fermentans, one region contains:
- a CDS encoding glycosyltransferase: protein MKVLILCTSENTGGAAVAAKRLMYALHSIGVEAKMLVRDKQTDDSHVYSVNTSWISTKLNFLRFVAERLLIFLCNKFSKENLFRTSIANTGNDLSRHPLVQEADVIHLHWINQGLLSIADIRGLIRSGKTVLWTMHDMWAFTGICHYSGNCLKFTEKCFNCPQQPAHPFADLSALTWEQKKKIPQDRIVYVGCSKWITETARHSELVSGAQITWVPNPIDTTRYYPVDRIEARTHFNLDADKIYLLFGAAKLTDERKGAAYLKEACRILKEKHPELDYRIELLLMGKAQEDILGYFPYPTRSFGYLSSESELVKAYSAATLFVIPSLEDNLPNSIMESMACGTPCVGFRNGGIPEMIDHKENGYVADYLDAEDLARGIYWTIAASGDEAIRDACVERVKVHYNQQQIARRYYQLYEDASKRIQTMKER from the coding sequence ATGAAAGTTCTGATTCTTTGTACTTCCGAAAACACAGGAGGCGCCGCAGTGGCAGCCAAACGACTGATGTATGCCCTGCATTCCATTGGAGTTGAGGCGAAGATGCTGGTCCGCGACAAGCAGACAGACGATTCCCATGTGTACTCTGTCAATACATCTTGGATTAGTACCAAGCTTAATTTCCTCCGGTTTGTAGCAGAGAGACTCCTTATATTTCTGTGTAACAAGTTTAGTAAAGAGAATCTTTTCCGCACTTCGATTGCAAATACCGGGAATGATTTGTCCCGTCATCCGTTGGTACAGGAGGCCGATGTGATTCACCTGCACTGGATAAATCAGGGCTTGCTTTCCATAGCGGATATACGCGGACTGATCCGATCCGGGAAAACCGTATTGTGGACAATGCACGATATGTGGGCCTTTACCGGAATTTGTCATTATTCGGGCAATTGCCTTAAATTTACGGAAAAATGTTTCAACTGTCCCCAGCAGCCTGCGCATCCCTTTGCCGATCTGTCGGCGCTGACCTGGGAGCAGAAAAAGAAGATACCGCAAGATAGGATAGTCTACGTAGGTTGCAGCAAATGGATTACAGAAACTGCCCGTCACAGCGAATTAGTATCGGGAGCCCAGATTACATGGGTTCCTAATCCCATTGATACAACCCGGTATTATCCGGTTGACCGGATTGAAGCCAGAACCCATTTCAATCTGGATGCAGATAAAATCTATCTGTTGTTCGGTGCCGCCAAGCTTACGGACGAACGTAAGGGCGCTGCTTACCTGAAGGAGGCCTGCCGGATACTGAAAGAGAAACATCCTGAATTGGACTACCGCATCGAGCTTTTGCTGATGGGCAAGGCACAGGAGGATATTCTCGGCTATTTTCCCTATCCCACACGCTCATTCGGTTATCTGAGTTCAGAATCAGAGCTGGTCAAGGCCTATTCGGCTGCAACCCTGTTTGTGATTCCGTCGTTGGAGGACAACCTGCCCAACTCCATCATGGAGTCCATGGCTTGCGGAACCCCGTGTGTTGGTTTCCGCAACGGAGGTATCCCCGAAATGATCGATCATAAGGAGAACGGCTATGTGGCCGATTACCTGGATGCCGAGGATCTGGCCAGGGGAATATATTGGACGATAGCCGCATCCGGAGATGAGGCAATACGGGATGCCTGTGTGGAGAGAGTGAAAGTCCACTACAATCAGCAGCAAATTGCCCGACGATATTATCAATTATATGAAGACGCATCCAAGCGGATTCAAACAATGAAAGAAAGATGA
- a CDS encoding glycosyltransferase family 4 protein, with protein sequence MERKRTLLFPIVDFQEINLGKDVFLTPYYLGKKHNLEVRIVYPLSENNNHLPAEYRGVELIPLPFKSNYSSFSFKGEWYFLYYILRHARETDVLMRFHFSVQTGLIGLIYKMLNPNGVFYIKGDGYGLFTSLFRKENSLLMKAKNFLIRKAMHFTCGLADLISVETPSLFDYLRTELPARMNDKVVLMLNGFDEEYCRELQIKRRSLPEKENIMLAVGRIGAPDKNNEQLLYALEKTDLKDWKVVFVGPVENRTHDFRQTIDEFYKRNPHLTEKVLFPGAVYDKKELWEWYNRAKVFVHTSPKESFGIVLSEAFYFDNYILSTSVGIASYLINFGYGELVNHNDVEGLASKLQEVIDGKTDLEERLSSRTMDNDAFTLKKEIDKLGNLFPKTAK encoded by the coding sequence ATGGAACGTAAACGAACGCTGTTATTTCCGATTGTCGATTTTCAGGAGATTAATTTGGGGAAAGACGTATTTCTCACGCCTTATTATCTGGGGAAAAAGCATAATCTGGAAGTCCGGATTGTGTATCCCTTATCCGAAAATAACAACCATCTGCCGGCGGAGTACAGAGGTGTAGAACTGATTCCTTTACCGTTCAAAAGCAATTACTCTTCCTTTTCCTTTAAGGGTGAGTGGTATTTTCTCTACTATATTTTGAGGCATGCCCGGGAAACGGATGTGCTGATGCGGTTTCATTTTTCGGTTCAGACCGGACTGATCGGATTAATCTACAAGATGCTGAATCCGAATGGGGTATTTTATATCAAAGGAGACGGTTACGGATTGTTCACCTCCCTGTTTCGCAAAGAGAATTCGCTTCTGATGAAGGCTAAGAATTTCCTTATCCGTAAGGCGATGCATTTCACCTGCGGGTTGGCCGACCTGATTTCGGTTGAGACTCCGTCGTTGTTTGATTATCTGCGTACTGAACTTCCTGCAAGGATGAATGATAAAGTGGTGTTGATGCTGAACGGATTTGATGAAGAATATTGCCGGGAGCTGCAGATTAAAAGACGTTCACTGCCAGAAAAGGAGAATATTATGCTGGCCGTGGGACGTATCGGTGCCCCCGATAAAAACAACGAACAGCTGCTGTATGCCTTGGAGAAGACAGACCTGAAGGACTGGAAGGTTGTCTTTGTGGGACCGGTGGAAAACCGTACACACGATTTCAGGCAGACGATCGACGAATTTTATAAACGGAATCCGCACCTCACGGAGAAGGTTTTGTTTCCGGGAGCTGTTTACGATAAAAAAGAGTTGTGGGAATGGTATAACAGAGCCAAAGTATTTGTGCATACCTCCCCAAAAGAATCTTTTGGCATTGTTTTGAGCGAGGCTTTTTATTTCGACAATTATATTTTATCTACATCGGTCGGAATCGCAAGTTATTTAATTAACTTTGGCTACGGCGAATTGGTGAATCATAACGATGTAGAGGGATTAGCATCCAAACTGCAGGAGGTGATAGACGGAAAGACAGACCTGGAGGAGCGTCTTAGCTCACGCACCATGGATAATGATGCCTTTACGCTGAAAAAGGAGATAGATAAATTGGGAAATCTTTTCCCGAAAACGGCTAAATAA